The Chloroflexia bacterium SDU3-3 genomic interval AGCACCTCGTTCCCCTACAGCATGGGCTTCCACCAGCGCCCCACCGACGGCGGCGCCTACGATGGGCTGCACCTGCACGCCCACTTCTACCCGCCGCTGCTGCGCTCGGCCACCGTGCGCAAGTTCATGGTGGGCTACGAGCTGCTGGCCGAGCCGCAGCGCGATATCACCCCCGAGCAGGCCGCCGAGCGGCTACGCGCCCTCTCCGAGGTGCACTACCGCCAGGCCAAGTAGCGCTTCCCATTCCCCTGAAACACAGCAGGCCCGCGCCACCATAGTGGCGCGGGCCTGCTGGCCGTCGCGTTCTTTCCCATCGTCTATAGGCTACTTCCCGAACAGCGAGCGGCGCGTCAGCGGGTGTAGACCGAGCGTGAGCGCTGCGACCAGGAAGAGCAGAATGCCCAGGCTCCACTCGTCGCCAGCGGCGCTGGTGAAGAAGCTTAGCCCGGCAGTCATTGCGGTAGCAGTGGTGCCGATGACGAGATCGACAGCGGATGGGGCCTTGTGCTGCACCAGCGCCTTCGCGTAGGCGGCAATCGCAAGGCTGGCAAGGAACAGAATAACGATCTGCATTGTGTCCTCCTCGTGAATTGGAACAGATCGCATATTCATGTACGCAAAATAATGTGCTTTGTCGCACATAGTTTGCTGATCTCACCAAGCGCTCATCCGAGGAAATAGATCAAAAAAAGCTGCAGTACTACTTTTGATAGTACCGCAGCTGGCTTTTTCATGGCTGATTGATGCAGCTGCAAGGCCGAGCGCCAGCAGCGCCCCTAGCGCATCTGGAAGGGCTGGTCGGGCGAGCGCAGCGTGGGCGCGGCCTGGGCCAGCCAGCCGAGCGGCTGGGGCTCGACCGCGCCGCTGCCTGGGTCGATGGTGAGCATGCCGCGCTCGAAGCGCTGGGCCTGGCGCGGCTGGCCGTCGGGCATGGGCAGCGTGTAGGCCTCGCTGATCGGCGCGCCGTAGACGCGCTCGCCATCGGCGCGCTGCCACGCCGCCAAGAACGTACCCGCGAGGTTGTGGCCTGCCGCCGCGAAGTAGCGCCCGCTGCCGTCGTCGGCCACGGCTGGCTCGGCCCCCAGGTACTGGCTGCCCAGCGCGGCGGGCTGCACCAGCTGGGGTGTGTCGGCCTGGTCGGGGCGTAGCTCCAGCACGGCGTTGGCGAAGGTCTGCCGCGTCACCCCGCCCTGCTGCGTGGCTGGCCCCAGCGGCTCGCCGAAGCGCTCGGCCCCGCCGTAGGCCCGCCAGAAGCGCCAGATCGGCTCGGGCATAGCGAACCCGGCCTCGCGGCGGTCCTGCGACAGCGGCATGATGTCCTCGGCCTGGGCAAGCACGGCCTTCAGCCCCGCGAGGTTCTGGTCGAACTCGGGCAGCTCGCCCGTCACCAGCTCGGGGGTGATGGCGGCGATGCCCATGCTGCCCGCCCAGTCGTTCATCGAGCCGGTGATGCGGTATTTATCCCAGAAGCGGCTATAGACATAATCTGCACCTTTGGCATACACCTGGGCCATCAGAATGGATGGCTGGTGCTCGCAGGTGGAGGGGAAGACCAGGCCCGCATTGCTGTGGATGAAGATCGCGCCCTGGGCGTCCAGCAGGAAGCTGCGCAGCACACGGTTCTCGACCTCGGAGTCGGGGTAGGGGCCGCCGGTCTCGGAGACCACGCCGTAGGCCCCCTCGACAGTGGTGCTCCAGTCGTCCTCGGCGCAGGAATTCATGAGCGTATTCATGTTGCGGTTCAGGTCCACCCAGCGGGCGTTGAACCGCGAGCCGAGCGCGAGGCCGTCGGGGTTGATCGAGGGGATGAGGTAGAGCCGCACCGATGCGGGGATCTCGTCGGGGTGGGCGCGGAAGTAGTCGATCAGCATGGTGGTGAGCACGTGGGTGTTGGCCTCTGGCCCGCCGTGGGTATCGCCCACCACCACCAGCTTGCGCGGGCCATCGCCAAAGCGGATGGCGGTGATCGGGCGGCCCTCGCCCGATGCGCCGATGGTTATCTCGTGCCCGGCGTCCTGCGCGCGCAGCGGGCTGGGGGCGGCGGTGGCCGCCAGCGCCGCCAGCAGCGCACACCCAGCGCCGAGCATGCGTTTGAAAAGTGTCATGTCGTGTTGTCCTGAGCATTGGTTCCGTGGCGATTATACCAGAACTGAATCTGACTATCGGGCTTTGGCGGGTGCGACCAGAATCTGATCGCTTTCTCCACTATTTGTATGGCAGATCTTCATAAGTGCTTCACAGTTTTTTTCTATGATACAGGCAAGCGAGAAATGAATATGAGCGGCAGCCGCCGCTTGCGGAATGCAGAACAATCATCACAAGGAGCACGACAATGGAGCGGGAACGGAAACTTGGCTGGATCGCGATCGCCATCGGCACGGTGGCGCTGCTGGTGGCGCTGAGCAGCCAGTTTAGCCTCTGGCGCATGCAGCATGGCATGATGGCGGGCCGTATGGGCGGCATGCACGCACAGTTCCAGCAGAATGATCAGGGCGGGCGCGGCTGGAAGAACCCGCAGGGCCAGGGCCAGCAGGCCCAGCCGGGCGGGCGCGGCTGGCAGCACCCGCAGGCCCCGGCCCAGCCGGATGAGTCGGGTCAGTTCCAGGCGCAGCAGTATGGGCCGCGCGGCGGCGGGTTCTTTGGCCGTGGGCCATTTGGTGGGTTTGGCCTGTTCAAGCTGGGCATGCTGGCCGCCCTGTTCAAGCTCGGCCTGCTGGCGCTGGCGATCTTCCTGGTGGTGAAGTGGCTGAACAAGCGCCGCCAGCCCGCCGCCGCTCCGGTGGCCCCAGCCGCGCCCGCCGCCGCCGCGCCGCCGAGCGAGGAGCCGCCCTACACCAACGAGACGCGCAACCTCTAGCGCCAGGCGCGTGCTATGATGGATGCAGGAGCGATGGCCAGGGAGCGCTGCTCTCTGGCCATTGTGGGTGATTGTAGAGAGGAAGATGTGCCGTGGCAACACGAACGCTGCTGGTGGTGGATGACGAGCCTGCGATCGCCGCGATCGCCCGCGACTACCTGGCGCAGGCCGGGTTTCGCGTGCTGGTGGCGGGCGACGGCGCTGCGGCGCTGCGCCTGGCCCGCAGCGAGTCGCCCGCGCTGATGGTGCTAGACCTGATGCTGCCGGAGATCGACGGGCTAGATGTCATCCGCGCGCTGCGGGCCGACCCGGCCACCCGCTCGCTGCCGGTGATCATGCTGACCGCGCGGGTGGGCGAGGCCGACCGCGTGGCCGGGCTGGAGCTGGGGGCCGACGACTACATCGTGAAGCCGTTCAGCCCGCGCGAGCTGGTGGCGCGGGTGCGCGCGGTGCTGCGCCGCACCGCAGGCGAGGAGCAGGCCAGCGGCGCGCTGACGGCGGGCGATCTGGTGATCGACTTCCCGCGACGCAGCGTGCGGCGGGGCGGTGCTGCCATCGACCTGACGGCCACCGAGTTCGATGTGCTAGCCATCCTCGCTCGTGAGGCAGGCCGCCCGTTCACCCGCACCCGGCTGATTGAGCTGGTCTATGACACGGCCTACGCTGGCTTCGACCGCACGATCGACGCCCATATCAAGAATCTGCGCCGCAAGATCGAGCCAGACCCACGGGTGCCGACCTACATCCTCACCGTCTACGGGATCGGCTACAAATTTACCGAGGATGTCGCCGCCTCACCAGTGGCGGAGTGAGGAGCCCTATGCGCCCACCGATTTTCTGGACCCTGCTGGCCTCGTTCGCGCTGGTGATCCTGATCGGCATCTGCGGCATGGTCGGCTTTGTCACGCTGGCGGCCAGCGGCGTGTGGCAGCCCGCCGCCGTGCGCGAGCAGATCGGCAAGAACCAGCGGATGTACGGCGAGGTGCTGGGTGATTTCTACGTGGCGAACGGCAAATCGTGGGATGGCATCGAGGGGCGGATCGATCAGTTTCTGGTGGTGAAACATGGCGACTACGTGATCGTGGACACCAGCGGCAATGTTGTGGCGGGCGACTCAAGCATTGTGCCGGTGGTGAGCGGGCGTCGCCCGGGCCGCAATATTGCCATCCTGGCGCAGGGCAAGCAGATCGGCACGCTGGCCTTCCGCATGGGCAAAGACCAGAGCGAGCTGCTGCAGCCGCAGACCACCTTCCGCGCCGTGGCCCGCAGCTTTGTGCTGGCCGCGCTGCTGCTGCTGGGCTTCCTGCTGCTGCTGGCGGTGCTGCTCTCGCGCTGGCTGGCCCGCCCGGTGCGCGGCGTCACCAGCGCGGCGCTGCTGGTGGCCGGGGGCCAGCTGGACACCCAGGTGGCCGGGGCGCGGGTGCGCGAGCTGGATGATCTGGCCAGCGCCTTCAACACCATGGCCCGCTCGCTGAGCGACGCCGACCGCCAGCGCCGCCAGCTGACCGCCGACGTGGCCCACGAGCTGCGCACGCCGCTGTCGATCATCAAGGGGCGGCTGGAGGGCGTGCAGGATGGCATCTACCAGGCCACGCCCGAGCAGATCGGCCAGCTGCTGGATGAGACGGCGCTGCTGGAGCGGCTGATCGAGGATCTGCGCGTGCTGGCCTTGGCCGAGGCGGGCCAACTGCCGCTCTACCGCGAGCCGATGGACCCCACAGATCTGCTGGCGGCGGCGCGCGCCTCGTTCGCCGCGCAGGCCGCCGAGCGGCAGATCGCGCTCTCCTATGAGGCGGCGGACGACCTGCCGCTGATCGACATCGACCCCCAGCGCATGCAGCAGGTGCTGGGCAACCTGCTGGCCAATGCGCTGCGCCACACCCCGGCTGGCGGCAGCGTGGGGCTGCGCGCCGAGCTGCGCGGCGGGGGCAAGGGCCAGCCGCCCAGCGTGGCGATCAGCGTGCGCGACACCGGCGCGGGCATCGCCCCCGACGACCTGGCGCATATCTTCGAGCGCTTCTGGCGGGCCGACCAGGCGCGCACGCGCGGCACGGGCGGCACCGGCCTGGGGCTGGCGATCGCCCGCCAGATCGTGGTGGCCCACGGCGGCGACATCAGCGCCGAGAGCGAGCGCGGCGCGGGCACATGCCTCACCATCACGCTGCCCGCCCTGGCCGACTAGAGCGCCAGCGACATCTCGAATTGGCTGTCGGTCTCCACAAAGCCGCGCCGCAGGTAGGCGCTGATCAGCGGGCTTTCGGCTGGCTCGTTCACGCTGCCGATGTGGGGGTAGCGGCTCTGCAGCGCCTCTAGCAGCGGCAGCGCGTCCTCAGGGGTGAGCGCGGCCAGGTCAAGGATGCGGGCCTCGTTCCCGTGGTAGCGGTAGATAAGGTAGGCGGTGGGGTGCTGGGGGTGTCCCAGCACCAGCCCACTGGTGCCGGTGCGCACCAGCAGGCTGGCCAGATCGCGCTGCCACGCCGAGGCCACCGTGTGCAGCCGCGCGAAGTGGGGCAGCAGCGCGGCGGGGGGCAGCTCGGTCACGCCGTTGGCGGGCAGGCTGGCATAGAGCAGCGGTACCGCGGGCCAGTCGGCTGGGTCTTCGCCCGCCCTGCGCTCGGCCCACTCGAAGATCTGCAGCCGCCGCGCGATCTGTAGCCCCGCGCTCTGGTAGGTGCGGATGGCGCGCTCGTTGCGGGTCAGCACCTCCAGCCCGAACTGCCTGGCCCCGCACACCCGCGCCTGATCGATCAGGGCGCTCACCACGCGCTGCGCCAGCCCCTGCCCGCGATACTCGGGGAAGACCCCCAGCCCGCCGCACCAGGCACGCTCGCCGCGCAGCCCCAGCACGCCCATGGCGCATGGCGTGTAGTCATCTAGCAGCACCTGCGAGCGGTGGAAGTCGATCTGCTCGGTGCGGGCGCGCTCGGCCAGCAGGGGCGCGGTGGTGATGCCGGGGTAGTAGTAGCCCTCGAAGGCGCGGGTGAAGATCTCGGCGAAGTCCTCAAGCGAGTAGCTGGCGGCGGAGACGAAGCTGAAACTGGCGGCCATGGGCGGTGCTCTCAATCGCTAGGCGGGCACGGCAGGCGGGCCATACCCCAGAGTACCAGCGCATTGTAGCATTCCCCTGCGGCGCTATGGTATACTCCCCTTGCCCGATCCGGCCCTGCGCCGCATCCTACCGACCTTTTCTGCCGCCCAGGAGGAACCCCACGTGCGAAAACTCTGGCTCTTGCTGCTGGCCCTGATGTTTGCTCTCTCCAGCGCCGCGCCCGCCGCCGCCGCGCCCGCGCCCGCCGACACCGCCTCGGATGGCGAGCCGGTGCGGATCGTGATCGACCAGATCGACATGGACCGCTCCATCCTCTCGGTGGGGCTGGATGCCAAGCGCGTGCCGGTCGTGCCCAAGCACGATGTGGGCTGGTACAACCTGAGCGCCAAGCCGGGCGCGGGCGAGAACATCGTGCTGTGGGGCCACGTGCTGCGCTTCCGCGACGCGCCGAAGCTGAGCGCGCCGTTCGCCCGCGTGAAGGAGCTGAAGAAAGGCGCGGAGATCGTGCTCTACACCAAGGATGGCACGAAGCACCGCTATGTGGTGGCCAAGCAGCTGCTGGTGAAGCCGAGCGAGGTGAAGTACATCCTGCCGATGGGCCAGGAGCGGCTGACCCTGGTCTCGTGCGCGGGCAGCAAGGTGGTGGTGAGCGGCAGCGTGACAAATATGACCCATCGTATGATCACTATCGCCCTGCCAGCGGACTAGCCTCACCCAGGCCGCCCATCCCCCCCGACAGGCGCACCCAGGTGGTGCGCCTGCGGTGTGCGCTAGGCGTGGCCGCCCAGCTCGCCGCGCTGCCAGCGGATGTTGCCGCGCAGCAGCAGGTTGGAAGAGCGCAGCTTGAAGGCCAGATCCTGCGCGAGGTTGCGCATCACCAGGTAGCCGATGCGCGGCGACGACTCGCACAGGCGGCTGAAATCCTGGTCGCCCAGCACGATCAGCGTGGTCGGCTCCGACGCGGTGATGGTGGCCGAGCGGTGGGCGTTGTTCAGCAGCACCAGCTCGCCGAAGCACTGCCCGGCGTAGAGCATGTTGATGGTGGAGGGCGAGACGCTGCCGTCGGCGCGCCGCGTGGTGATCTGCACGCGCACGCTGCCCTCGTGGATGATGTAGAACTCGTGCCCCTCGTCGCCCTCGTGGAAGATCGTGGTGTCGGTATGCGCCTTGACCGCCTTGCAGACCCCGGCGATCTGGATCAGCTCTTGGTCATCCAGCCCGCCGAAGATCTCGGCGCGGCGCAGATGCTCGATAACCCGGGTATTCGTCATCGTGTTTCCTCCACGGCGATTCTTTGCCGAATGAGCAGCTTGAGACTATAGCATAGCAGATCTGCTTTTCGGGTACAATGGCGGCATCGAAATCAGCCATATTCATGGGCCAAAGGTTGTGAACGGAACAATTGACGCTGTGCGGGGGATGCGCGACATCCTGCCCGCCGAGTATGCTGCCCAGGCCGCTGTCGCCGCAAAGCTTGAGCTGGCGCTGTCGCGCGCTGGCTACCAGCCGGTCGATCTGCCCATCCTTGAGCAGCGCGACCTCTACCTGCGCAAGCTCGGCGAGGAGCTGGTGGGCAAGGTCTACGAGTTTAGCTTCCACGGCCGCGAGCTGGCGCTGCGCCCCGAGTGGACGGCCTCGGTGCTGCGCTCCTACGTGGCGCGCATGCAGGATCAGCCGCTGCCGCTGCGCCTGCGCTACGCCGGGCCGGTGTTCCGCAACGAGCGCCCCCAGCGCGCCACCTACCGCCAGTTCACCCAGGTGGGCGTGGAGATGGTGGGCGGCCCCGCGCCGCGCGCCGATGCCGAGTGCATCACGCTGGCCTGCGCCGGGCTGGATGCCCTCGGCATCGTCGGCTACACCGTGCGCGTGGGCCATATCGGCCTGGTGCGCAGCGTGCTGGCCAGCCTGGGCCTGGCCGAGCGCACCCAGGGCATGCTGGCCTGGAGCCTGGAGCGCATGCGCGCGCGCGGCGTGGATACGGTGCGCGGCCAGTTCGAGCAGGAGAGTGCCAGCGGCGAGGACATCCCCTTCGACGCGGCCCTGCTGGAGGGCCTGAGCGACGATCAGGCCGAGGCGCTGCTGCTGCACGCCCTGGGCGCGATCGGCGTGAAGCTGCAGTTTGGCACGCGCCCGCCCGAG includes:
- a CDS encoding DUF2817 domain-containing protein, producing MTLFKRMLGAGCALLAALAATAAPSPLRAQDAGHEITIGASGEGRPITAIRFGDGPRKLVVVGDTHGGPEANTHVLTTMLIDYFRAHPDEIPASVRLYLIPSINPDGLALGSRFNARWVDLNRNMNTLMNSCAEDDWSTTVEGAYGVVSETGGPYPDSEVENRVLRSFLLDAQGAIFIHSNAGLVFPSTCEHQPSILMAQVYAKGADYVYSRFWDKYRITGSMNDWAGSMGIAAITPELVTGELPEFDQNLAGLKAVLAQAEDIMPLSQDRREAGFAMPEPIWRFWRAYGGAERFGEPLGPATQQGGVTRQTFANAVLELRPDQADTPQLVQPAALGSQYLGAEPAVADDGSGRYFAAAGHNLAGTFLAAWQRADGERVYGAPISEAYTLPMPDGQPRQAQRFERGMLTIDPGSGAVEPQPLGWLAQAAPTLRSPDQPFQMR
- a CDS encoding response regulator transcription factor; the protein is MATRTLLVVDDEPAIAAIARDYLAQAGFRVLVAGDGAAALRLARSESPALMVLDLMLPEIDGLDVIRALRADPATRSLPVIMLTARVGEADRVAGLELGADDYIVKPFSPRELVARVRAVLRRTAGEEQASGALTAGDLVIDFPRRSVRRGGAAIDLTATEFDVLAILAREAGRPFTRTRLIELVYDTAYAGFDRTIDAHIKNLRRKIEPDPRVPTYILTVYGIGYKFTEDVAASPVAE
- a CDS encoding HAMP domain-containing protein, whose amino-acid sequence is MRPPIFWTLLASFALVILIGICGMVGFVTLAASGVWQPAAVREQIGKNQRMYGEVLGDFYVANGKSWDGIEGRIDQFLVVKHGDYVIVDTSGNVVAGDSSIVPVVSGRRPGRNIAILAQGKQIGTLAFRMGKDQSELLQPQTTFRAVARSFVLAALLLLGFLLLLAVLLSRWLARPVRGVTSAALLVAGGQLDTQVAGARVRELDDLASAFNTMARSLSDADRQRRQLTADVAHELRTPLSIIKGRLEGVQDGIYQATPEQIGQLLDETALLERLIEDLRVLALAEAGQLPLYREPMDPTDLLAAARASFAAQAAERQIALSYEAADDLPLIDIDPQRMQQVLGNLLANALRHTPAGGSVGLRAELRGGGKGQPPSVAISVRDTGAGIAPDDLAHIFERFWRADQARTRGTGGTGLGLAIARQIVVAHGGDISAESERGAGTCLTITLPALAD
- a CDS encoding GNAT family N-acetyltransferase; the encoded protein is MAASFSFVSAASYSLEDFAEIFTRAFEGYYYPGITTAPLLAERARTEQIDFHRSQVLLDDYTPCAMGVLGLRGERAWCGGLGVFPEYRGQGLAQRVVSALIDQARVCGARQFGLEVLTRNERAIRTYQSAGLQIARRLQIFEWAERRAGEDPADWPAVPLLYASLPANGVTELPPAALLPHFARLHTVASAWQRDLASLLVRTGTSGLVLGHPQHPTAYLIYRYHGNEARILDLAALTPEDALPLLEALQSRYPHIGSVNEPAESPLISAYLRRGFVETDSQFEMSLAL
- a CDS encoding class F sortase — its product is MDRSILSVGLDAKRVPVVPKHDVGWYNLSAKPGAGENIVLWGHVLRFRDAPKLSAPFARVKELKKGAEIVLYTKDGTKHRYVVAKQLLVKPSEVKYILPMGQERLTLVSCAGSKVVVSGSVTNMTHRMITIALPAD
- a CDS encoding cyclic nucleotide-binding domain-containing protein; the encoded protein is MTNTRVIEHLRRAEIFGGLDDQELIQIAGVCKAVKAHTDTTIFHEGDEGHEFYIIHEGSVRVQITTRRADGSVSPSTINMLYAGQCFGELVLLNNAHRSATITASEPTTLIVLGDQDFSRLCESSPRIGYLVMRNLAQDLAFKLRSSNLLLRGNIRWQRGELGGHA
- the hisZ gene encoding ATP phosphoribosyltransferase regulatory subunit codes for the protein MNGTIDAVRGMRDILPAEYAAQAAVAAKLELALSRAGYQPVDLPILEQRDLYLRKLGEELVGKVYEFSFHGRELALRPEWTASVLRSYVARMQDQPLPLRLRYAGPVFRNERPQRATYRQFTQVGVEMVGGPAPRADAECITLACAGLDALGIVGYTVRVGHIGLVRSVLASLGLAERTQGMLAWSLERMRARGVDTVRGQFEQESASGEDIPFDAALLEGLSDDQAEALLLHALGAIGVKLQFGTRPPEEIVRRLVRKLRREDQRAAVDRALDLLGRMAHIYGPPSEAIPQLAALLEEYRLPADGLADLRAILDLVIASGVPEERIVADFGLGRGLHYYTGAIFEIYADDVQLCGGGRYDDLVAALGGRQPTPAVGFAYGLERVALAAQQAQPQPLPSEVVVVPAEDASFPYAQRVAAALRQRGYVATVDVRGRNAATNARDAARRGALALAIVGPEHEASGTLVWRSLADRSEQVLALEALPPVA